From a single Chloroflexota bacterium genomic region:
- a CDS encoding peptidoglycan bridge formation glycyltransferase FemA/FemB family protein codes for MTELNAHEWNDFLRQYPEAHALQTAAWGELKSDFGWDAVRLRADDVGAQILFRRLPLGFTLAYIPKGPIGAGWEKLWPQVDQLCRKRKAIFLKVEPDLWTGEADALGVENPPPGFRLSPHDVQPPRTLLVDLLPSEEEILARMKQKTRYNIRLGIKKGVVVHPNDDVDAFFHLMGLTGERAEFGVHSLEYYRRAYELFHPQGLCEILQAEYQGEPLAALMVFTRGQRAWYLYGASSNRHRNLMPTYLLQWEAMRWAKGRGCAEYDLWGVPDADADELEANFMQRSDGLWGVYRFKRGFGGELQRSAGPWDRVYRPWFYALYRVWMMR; via the coding sequence ATGACTGAACTTAATGCCCACGAATGGAATGATTTTTTACGTCAATACCCCGAAGCCCATGCTTTGCAAACCGCCGCCTGGGGAGAACTGAAATCTGATTTTGGTTGGGATGCAGTACGCCTGCGCGCGGATGATGTTGGCGCCCAAATTCTCTTCCGGCGTTTGCCGCTGGGCTTTACGCTGGCGTATATTCCCAAGGGACCAATCGGCGCGGGTTGGGAAAAGCTTTGGCCTCAGGTGGATCAACTTTGCCGAAAACGGAAAGCCATATTTCTAAAAGTGGAACCCGATCTATGGACAGGCGAAGCGGACGCCCTCGGGGTTGAGAATCCGCCCCCGGGGTTTCGCCTCAGCCCGCACGATGTCCAGCCCCCGCGCACCCTGCTCGTAGATTTGCTCCCCTCCGAGGAAGAAATCCTGGCTCGCATGAAACAGAAGACGCGCTACAACATCCGCCTGGGAATCAAAAAAGGCGTTGTTGTGCATCCCAACGACGATGTGGATGCTTTCTTCCATCTGATGGGTCTTACCGGGGAACGCGCTGAATTTGGGGTACATTCACTCGAATATTATCGCCGTGCGTATGAATTATTCCATCCCCAGGGTTTATGCGAAATTTTGCAGGCCGAATATCAGGGCGAGCCGTTGGCAGCCCTGATGGTTTTTACGCGCGGCCAGCGCGCCTGGTATTTATACGGCGCTTCGTCGAATCGGCACCGTAATCTGATGCCCACGTATTTATTGCAATGGGAGGCCATGCGTTGGGCAAAAGGACGCGGTTGCGCTGAGTATGATCTATGGGGTGTGCCGGATGCAGATGCGGATGAATTGGAAGCCAATTTCATGCAGCGTAGTGATGGCTTGTGGGGGGTGTATCGGTTTAAGCGCGGCTTTGGGGGCGAACTGCAGCGCAGTGCTGGCCCCTGGGATCGTGTATATCGCCCGTGGTTTTATGCTTTGTATCGCGTATGGATGATGCGCTAG
- a CDS encoding sugar transferase: MNQHQPTSHLWRLGFRERRTLLLIVDFLIGAVAVIVALVVWGRSEEWLGLSLEFLRERVALWFYVLPLVWLLLMLEMYDVHRAASQRQVLRGVAAATIVGLILYLGVYFASDSPLPRLGVAVFLATSSILTLLWRLIYIRIFTAPEFVRRVLLVGAGRAGCTILRVIDQLEPKPFELVGIIDDNPDLVGTDIDSHAVIANSDQLLPLIEKERITDLIVAISGTMMGSTFQIILDAQERGVEITRMPVVYEELAGRVPISLLETDWLLRSFVDEFRISGFYEFAKRVVDILGGLVGMLMLLFFLPFVGIATMIDTGRPIFYLQERLGKGGREYKIIKFRTMRLDAEADGKPVLAKEDDDRATAVGRMLRRTHLDEIPQFLNVLRGDMSLVGPRAERPQLVEHFQRRIPFYRARLLVKPGITGWAQVNYGYAASLEETQVKLEYDLYYIKRRNLLLDLLILLRTPATVLGMKGQ; this comes from the coding sequence ATGAATCAACATCAACCAACTTCTCATTTATGGCGTTTAGGCTTTCGCGAACGGCGCACACTGTTGCTGATCGTAGATTTTTTAATTGGTGCAGTTGCGGTAATTGTTGCCCTGGTGGTATGGGGCCGAAGTGAAGAGTGGTTGGGTCTTTCGCTAGAATTCTTACGTGAACGGGTGGCTTTATGGTTTTATGTGCTGCCTCTGGTGTGGCTGTTATTAATGCTTGAAATGTACGATGTCCACCGGGCGGCAAGCCAACGTCAGGTATTACGCGGCGTGGCTGCGGCCACGATCGTTGGGCTGATTTTGTATTTAGGGGTCTATTTTGCTTCGGACAGTCCCCTGCCGCGTTTGGGGGTGGCCGTATTTCTGGCAACATCCTCAATTCTGACGTTGTTGTGGCGTTTGATCTATATCCGCATTTTCACTGCGCCCGAATTTGTGCGGCGTGTATTATTGGTTGGCGCTGGCCGGGCAGGTTGTACAATCTTGCGCGTTATCGATCAATTGGAGCCGAAGCCTTTTGAATTGGTTGGCATAATTGACGATAATCCTGATCTTGTGGGTACGGATATTGACAGTCATGCAGTGATTGCCAATAGCGACCAGCTTCTTCCGCTCATCGAAAAAGAACGCATCACCGATCTAATCGTTGCCATCTCAGGCACGATGATGGGCAGCACTTTCCAGATTATTCTTGATGCCCAGGAGCGCGGTGTGGAAATTACGCGGATGCCGGTAGTTTATGAAGAACTCGCTGGGCGCGTGCCGATTAGCTTGCTCGAAACCGATTGGCTATTGCGTTCTTTTGTCGATGAGTTCCGCATCAGCGGATTTTACGAGTTTGCCAAACGTGTTGTCGATATCCTGGGTGGGTTGGTAGGTATGCTGATGCTTCTGTTTTTCTTACCCTTTGTTGGCATCGCCACAATGATCGATACTGGCAGGCCGATATTTTACCTGCAAGAGCGTCTGGGTAAGGGCGGACGGGAATACAAGATTATCAAATTCCGCACGATGCGCCTGGACGCTGAGGCCGATGGCAAACCGGTGTTAGCGAAAGAAGATGATGATCGTGCTACGGCTGTTGGGCGGATGCTGCGCCGTACTCATTTAGATGAAATCCCCCAATTTCTCAATGTACTGCGTGGCGATATGAGCCTGGTCGGACCGCGGGCAGAGCGACCGCAATTGGTGGAGCATTTCCAGCGCCGCATCCCGTTTTATCGGGCGCGGCTGTTGGTCAAGCCGGGGATCACGGGGTGGGCGCAAGTTAATTATGGTTATGCTGCCTCGCTTGAAGAAACTCAGGTCAAATTGGAATACGATCTTTATTACATCAAGCGTCGCAATCTGCTTTTGGATTTGTTGATTTTATTACGAACGCCAGCCACCGTGCTGGGCATGAAAGGACAGTAA
- a CDS encoding SH3 domain-containing protein — translation MNESGQEIASETLTDDVSQPTETLTPVASLSMPGRVTASSMRVRSGPGTEYLMIAGVRFDAVVEISGRTADNTWLLSELGWLFAEYVEVDGDLNSLPVLYDFDSGLPSPTPITPTPKPEE, via the coding sequence TTGAACGAGTCCGGTCAAGAAATAGCATCAGAGACACTAACAGATGATGTTTCACAGCCAACCGAAACCCTCACGCCGGTAGCATCTCTATCTATGCCAGGACGCGTGACCGCCAGTAGTATGCGAGTGCGCTCAGGGCCGGGAACCGAATATCTCATGATTGCGGGCGTGCGTTTTGATGCAGTAGTCGAAATCAGCGGACGCACCGCTGATAATACCTGGCTGTTGTCTGAGTTGGGGTGGTTGTTCGCCGAATATGTTGAAGTTGATGGTGATCTGAATTCTCTGCCGGTGCTGTACGATTTTGACAGCGGATTGCCCTCGCCTACTCCGATTACCCCAACCCCAAAACCCGAAGAATAA
- a CDS encoding creatininase family protein, with product MRFSDLNWFDVENYLENDDRLMIILGACEQHGYLSLLTDANIPQALADAASQKNGVLVAPPLNFGASPYFLAYPGTISLRIAILMDIAEDIVKSVYAQGFRRLLILNGHGGNDPVRGRLYELASQLPDLRLAWYAWWQSHSVEVVAAKHNLKPYHAGWVEAFQFNRVAELPAGEKTPPHVPGLLGADEARQVYGDGVFGGAYQVDEAIMREIFDASLGDVFHLLKFE from the coding sequence ATGCGTTTTTCAGATTTAAATTGGTTCGATGTTGAAAACTATCTCGAAAATGATGACCGCCTGATGATCATCCTGGGGGCGTGTGAGCAGCATGGTTACTTGAGTCTGCTGACGGATGCCAATATTCCTCAGGCTTTAGCTGATGCTGCCAGCCAAAAAAACGGCGTGTTGGTTGCGCCGCCGCTCAATTTTGGCGCATCGCCTTATTTTCTGGCGTATCCCGGCACGATTTCTCTGCGCATAGCCATATTGATGGATATTGCTGAAGACATCGTGAAATCGGTTTACGCGCAAGGTTTTCGCCGTTTGCTCATTCTCAACGGGCATGGCGGCAACGATCCGGTGCGCGGGCGGCTTTATGAGCTTGCCAGCCAACTGCCCGATTTGCGTTTGGCCTGGTATGCCTGGTGGCAGTCACACAGTGTCGAGGTTGTGGCTGCGAAACATAATCTGAAACCCTATCACGCCGGTTGGGTTGAGGCTTTCCAATTTAACCGTGTCGCTGAACTGCCTGCCGGTGAGAAAACCCCGCCGCATGTGCCCGGTTTGTTGGGTGCTGATGAAGCTCGCCAGGTGTATGGGGATGGTGTCTTTGGGGGCGCGTATCAGGTGGATGAGGCTATAATGCGCGAAATTTTCGATGCCTCGCTGGGGGATGTGTTTCATCTGCTCAAGTTTGAATAG
- a CDS encoding glycosyltransferase family 2 protein, giving the protein MSEPTVSVIVPCYNEQNTIYLLLNALWEQVYPREKIEVVIADGMSTDQTRQKIAEFQQAHPELVISIINNLKRTIPAALNCAIEAARGEIIVRLDAHSMPQPDYVPRCVDALESNLGHNVGGVWEIRPGGKRKMARAIAVAAAHPLGVGDARYRVGGEPQAVDTVPFGSFRKALLEEVGSFDETLLTNEDYEFNVRIRQAGHTVWLDPNIRSVYFARSTLAGLARQYWRYGYWKLRMLLRYPDTFRWRQLSGAFVLTWLILGLLSIWFLLARWLLLAEAVVYGSALLFAGIQSAYRRRDLALALRVPLAIAVMHFSWGGAFLWSLLEYLLGVYILRRKRI; this is encoded by the coding sequence ATGTCTGAACCCACTGTTTCGGTAATTGTGCCCTGCTATAACGAGCAGAATACTATTTATTTGCTGCTCAATGCTTTGTGGGAGCAAGTTTATCCGCGCGAAAAAATCGAAGTCGTAATCGCCGATGGAATGTCTACCGATCAGACGCGGCAGAAAATTGCTGAATTTCAGCAGGCGCATCCTGAGTTGGTGATTTCGATTATCAATAACCTGAAGCGCACCATCCCGGCGGCTTTGAATTGTGCCATTGAAGCCGCGCGCGGCGAAATTATTGTACGGCTGGACGCGCACTCGATGCCGCAGCCCGATTACGTACCGCGTTGCGTGGATGCGCTGGAATCAAATTTGGGCCATAACGTCGGTGGTGTTTGGGAGATACGCCCTGGTGGTAAGCGCAAGATGGCACGCGCCATTGCGGTTGCGGCTGCGCACCCATTGGGCGTTGGCGATGCGCGTTACCGTGTGGGTGGCGAACCGCAAGCTGTCGATACGGTTCCGTTTGGCTCATTTCGAAAAGCACTATTGGAAGAAGTGGGTAGTTTTGACGAAACATTGTTAACGAATGAAGATTACGAATTCAATGTGCGGATTCGTCAGGCCGGACATACCGTCTGGCTTGATCCAAATATTCGCTCAGTATATTTTGCGCGTTCTACATTAGCAGGGTTGGCGCGTCAGTATTGGCGTTATGGCTATTGGAAACTGCGTATGTTGCTGCGTTATCCAGATACCTTCCGTTGGCGCCAGCTTTCGGGCGCGTTTGTGCTGACCTGGTTGATACTGGGTTTGCTCTCGATCTGGTTCTTACTTGCGCGCTGGCTACTGCTGGCCGAAGCTGTGGTGTATGGGTCTGCGCTGCTTTTCGCAGGGATTCAGAGTGCTTATCGACGTCGCGATTTGGCGCTGGCGCTGCGTGTTCCCCTGGCAATTGCTGTGATGCACTTCTCCTGGGGTGGCGCCTTTTTATGGAGCCTGCTGGAATATCTGCTGGGTGTATATATATTGCGCAGAAAAAGAATATGA
- a CDS encoding RidA family protein, translated as MKKEVITAKNAPKAIGPYSAGVRAGHFVYTAGQLGIDPLTGEFVSDEVVEQTRQALKNLKAVLEAGGATLESVVKTTVFLRDMNDFGAMNAVYAEFFTENFPARSAVQVARLPKDAAVEIEAVALSAS; from the coding sequence ATGAAAAAAGAAGTCATTACCGCCAAAAATGCACCGAAAGCGATTGGCCCTTACTCTGCTGGCGTGCGCGCCGGGCATTTTGTATATACAGCCGGGCAGTTGGGCATCGACCCATTGACCGGAGAATTTGTCTCGGATGAAGTTGTGGAGCAAACTCGTCAGGCGCTGAAAAACTTAAAAGCCGTTTTAGAAGCCGGGGGCGCTACGCTGGAGAGCGTGGTCAAGACGACGGTGTTTTTGCGCGATATGAACGATTTCGGCGCCATGAACGCGGTTTATGCTGAGTTTTTCACCGAGAATTTCCCGGCCCGTTCGGCAGTACAGGTAGCGCGCTTGCCAAAAGATGCCGCGGTGGAGATCGAGGCCGTGGCACTGTCCGCGAGTTAG
- a CDS encoding SDR family NAD(P)-dependent oxidoreductase has protein sequence MAISLVTGGAGFIGSHIARELLARGDRVRILDNFSTGKRQNLAGMEADIELIQGDIRNLAVVEQATRDVEYIFHHAAMVSVPLSVENPQECFDVNVQGTVNLLERARHAGVSRLVLASSAAVYGESQAYPLNESGETMSYSPYAASKRVNEIYADLYTRTTDMGVTALRYFNVYGPRQSPDSHYAAAIPIFIRLMLDGKQPVIYGDGLQSRDFVFVGDVVRANLTAAASPAAAGKVLNICTGQEISVLDLVTTLGKLIPDALEPVFDAPRPGDVYRSVGDNTSAQTIMNFIPQTDLMAGLEQTVAWMGA, from the coding sequence ATGGCCATTTCTCTGGTGACGGGCGGAGCTGGATTTATCGGTTCGCATATTGCGCGGGAATTGCTCGCGCGCGGTGATCGCGTGCGAATTTTGGATAATTTCTCCACTGGCAAACGGCAGAATCTTGCTGGTATGGAGGCGGATATTGAACTCATCCAGGGGGATATTCGGAATCTTGCGGTTGTTGAGCAAGCCACGCGCGATGTTGAGTATATTTTCCATCATGCTGCCATGGTGTCCGTACCGTTATCGGTGGAAAACCCACAGGAATGTTTCGACGTGAATGTGCAAGGGACAGTGAATCTCCTCGAGCGCGCGCGCCACGCTGGAGTGAGTCGCCTGGTTCTGGCTTCATCGGCTGCCGTCTATGGCGAATCGCAGGCCTATCCGCTTAATGAATCCGGCGAGACGATGTCATATTCCCCCTATGCCGCTTCGAAACGCGTCAACGAAATATATGCCGATCTGTATACTCGTACCACGGATATGGGCGTGACCGCGTTGCGGTATTTCAATGTTTATGGACCGCGCCAGTCGCCCGATTCGCACTATGCTGCCGCGATCCCGATTTTTATTCGTTTAATGCTGGATGGTAAGCAGCCGGTGATTTATGGTGATGGTTTGCAGAGCCGCGATTTCGTTTTTGTGGGGGATGTTGTGCGCGCCAACCTGACAGCAGCGGCTAGCCCCGCAGCCGCCGGGAAGGTGTTGAATATTTGCACCGGCCAGGAGATTTCTGTGTTGGATTTGGTGACCACTCTGGGCAAGTTGATCCCAGATGCGCTGGAACCTGTTTTCGATGCACCGCGCCCCGGCGATGTGTATCGCTCGGTGGGTGATAACACCTCGGCGCAAACGATAATGAATTTTATTCCCCAAACAGATTTGATGGCCGGGCTGGAACAGACAGTGGCGTGGATGGGCGCGTGA
- a CDS encoding leucine--tRNA ligase has protein sequence MTKKYYPAEIEPKWQSQWEKDGLYQADVDPSKPKFYALTMLPYPSGDLHIGHWYAMTPSDARARYMRMKGYNVMFPIGFDSFGLPAENAAVKRNTHPREWTYANIERMRDQLRSMGAMWDWRREAISSDEKYYHWTQYFFSQLYKHGLAYRKMSPVDFCPNCNTTLAREQVWGEDRHCERCDTPVVKKDLDQWFFRTTNYADELLDFSHIDWPERVQTLQTNWIGRSEGASVVFHTEQGDPMEIFTTRPDTLWGATFMVLAPEHPLVDKITTETQRPQVEAYKAEAARQSDIEREATDKEKSGVFTGGYAINPVNNARIPIWIADYVLMTYGTGAIMAVPAHDERDFAFARHFDLEIIPVIQPEGEAFDGATMPEAYIGPGVMINSAQFDGTAVTDEKGRKNPGISEVIDWLEEKGIGEESINYRLRDWLISRQRYWGAPIPMVWCDACGWNPVPDDQLPVVLPDDVEWRPTGESPLKFHPTWSQTTCPECDGTAKRETDTMDTFMCSSWYHLRYLSPDYDKGPFDPEEYDYWMPVDTYTGGIEHATMHLIYTRFFHKAGRDMGIMKGPEPMAQLRNQGMVLGEDGEKMSKSRGNVIAPDALVDAYGADTIRAYLMFFSRWDLGGPWDSQGVGGPARWLKRVWTLFTETAKPQKVSAGVERELRRKVHQTLQRVTYDFEQFEFNTIISSLMGLLNYMYQARDEGAVGTPAWEEALDIYLRMMAPVTPHVAEELWVEVLGNSYSIHNQPWPQVDEEAAKADEIALIVQVNGKLRDRITVPADINEADAKQAALDSEAAQRFMDGKEPRKVIYVPGRLVNIVV, from the coding sequence ATGACTAAAAAATATTACCCCGCTGAGATCGAGCCGAAATGGCAATCGCAATGGGAAAAAGATGGCCTGTATCAGGCCGATGTTGACCCATCGAAACCCAAATTTTATGCCCTGACCATGTTGCCCTACCCCTCCGGTGATTTGCATATTGGTCATTGGTACGCCATGACCCCCAGCGACGCGCGCGCCCGGTATATGCGCATGAAGGGCTATAATGTCATGTTTCCCATCGGTTTCGATTCCTTTGGCTTGCCCGCTGAAAATGCGGCTGTCAAGCGCAATACGCATCCCAGAGAATGGACCTATGCCAATATCGAGCGTATGCGCGACCAATTGCGCAGCATGGGTGCTATGTGGGATTGGCGGCGTGAAGCGATTTCATCCGATGAGAAATATTACCACTGGACGCAGTACTTTTTCTCACAACTCTACAAGCATGGTCTGGCCTATCGCAAAATGTCGCCGGTGGATTTTTGCCCGAATTGCAATACCACCCTGGCCCGTGAACAGGTTTGGGGTGAAGATCGCCACTGCGAACGCTGCGATACCCCGGTAGTCAAAAAAGACCTTGATCAGTGGTTCTTCCGCACTACCAACTATGCTGATGAACTGCTCGATTTCTCGCACATCGATTGGCCGGAACGCGTGCAAACCCTGCAAACTAACTGGATTGGTCGCTCGGAAGGTGCATCGGTGGTTTTTCACACCGAGCAGGGCGATCCTATGGAAATCTTCACCACACGCCCCGACACCTTGTGGGGCGCCACCTTCATGGTACTGGCTCCGGAGCATCCCCTGGTGGACAAGATCACCACCGAGACGCAGCGCCCTCAGGTTGAGGCGTATAAAGCCGAGGCGGCGCGCCAATCTGATATAGAACGTGAAGCCACTGATAAAGAGAAAAGCGGCGTTTTCACCGGCGGCTATGCCATCAACCCGGTCAACAATGCCCGCATCCCGATTTGGATTGCCGATTATGTGCTGATGACCTACGGCACGGGCGCAATTATGGCGGTTCCGGCGCACGACGAGCGCGACTTCGCCTTTGCCCGTCACTTCGATCTGGAGATCATCCCCGTGATCCAGCCCGAAGGCGAAGCCTTCGATGGTGCCACCATGCCCGAAGCTTATATTGGCCCCGGTGTCATGATTAACAGTGCCCAGTTTGATGGAACGGCTGTTACCGATGAGAAGGGCCGCAAAAATCCCGGCATCAGCGAGGTGATTGACTGGCTGGAAGAGAAGGGGATCGGCGAAGAGTCGATCAACTACCGCCTGAGGGATTGGTTGATCTCGCGCCAGCGATATTGGGGCGCGCCCATCCCGATGGTTTGGTGTGATGCCTGTGGCTGGAATCCCGTCCCTGACGATCAACTCCCGGTGGTGCTCCCCGACGATGTGGAGTGGCGGCCTACGGGCGAGTCTCCGCTGAAATTCCACCCCACCTGGAGCCAGACCACTTGCCCCGAGTGTGACGGTACAGCCAAGCGTGAAACCGATACAATGGATACCTTCATGTGCTCATCCTGGTATCACTTGCGCTATCTCAGCCCCGATTACGATAAAGGCCCCTTTGATCCGGAAGAATATGACTATTGGATGCCGGTAGATACTTATACCGGTGGGATTGAACACGCCACCATGCACCTGATCTACACGCGCTTTTTCCATAAGGCCGGGCGTGATATGGGCATTATGAAAGGCCCCGAGCCCATGGCTCAGTTACGCAATCAGGGCATGGTGTTGGGCGAAGATGGCGAAAAAATGTCCAAGAGCCGCGGCAATGTGATTGCCCCCGATGCGCTGGTAGATGCCTACGGCGCAGATACGATCCGGGCCTATCTGATGTTCTTTTCTCGTTGGGATTTGGGCGGCCCCTGGGATAGTCAGGGCGTGGGCGGTCCGGCGCGCTGGTTAAAACGTGTTTGGACATTGTTTACAGAAACAGCGAAACCCCAAAAGGTGTCTGCCGGTGTCGAACGTGAATTGCGCCGCAAAGTACATCAGACCTTACAGCGCGTGACCTATGATTTTGAACAATTCGAGTTTAATACGATAATCTCTTCTCTGATGGGATTGCTCAACTATATGTATCAGGCGCGTGATGAAGGCGCAGTTGGAACTCCAGCCTGGGAGGAGGCCCTGGATATTTACCTGCGTATGATGGCTCCAGTCACACCGCATGTGGCCGAAGAACTCTGGGTTGAAGTGTTGGGTAACTCTTACTCAATTCACAACCAGCCCTGGCCGCAGGTAGATGAAGAAGCCGCTAAAGCTGATGAGATTGCCCTGATCGTGCAGGTCAACGGCAAGCTGCGTGACCGCATTACCGTTCCCGCAGATATTAACGAAGCCGATGCCAAACAGGCTGCGCTCGACAGCGAAGCCGCACAACGCTTTATGGATGGCAAAGAACCCCGCAAGGTGATCTACGTGCCGGGCAGGCTGGTCAATATCGTGGTTTAA
- a CDS encoding polysaccharide biosynthesis protein: protein MIKEKILTKIRGIVGNAPLRNRIFLVGDFLLIIIAVMGSFALRFELGNLFRYYLPQAWRMALLAVLLKPAVYYLFGLYRRLWAYASTRELLLIFYSVSSASTLLLAAVLVMTSIQARQPGYIGFPRATLAIDWLLSLLLVGGMRLSSRLIADSRLGTNGSPDRVGIRRVLVVGAGDAGALVVREIQKNQQLNLEPVCFLDDDVVKQKSQIHGVPVVGTLEDLPRIIKMRAIQEVIIAIPTAPGDVVRRVAEACRQEKVTFRTMPGIYELIGGRVSVNRLRQVNIDDLLRRASAMSDDRRIGSLIAGKRVLVTGAGGSIGTELCRQISRWGPSSLILLGHGENSIFRIFLDLYDSHPDQPKYPVIADIRDRDRLNTIFDNLRPQVVFHAAAHKHVPLMEVNVEEAITNNVLGTRNIVEVSVNTGVEHLVMISSDKAIRPTSVMGATKRLAELIVLDAAHTSGLAYAAVRFGNVLGSRGSVVPRFQRQIAAGGPVTVTHPEMERYFMTIPEAVHLVLQAGAMGNGGEVFVLRMGKQIKILDLAEDLIRLSGLEPGEDIEITYSGVRPGEKLSEELWDQWAIFLPTEHSEIVQLSDEDILGGDALHNDVDELIHLAREGESSAILKRLDVLIPGASVRDTPPPDLTSLI, encoded by the coding sequence GTGATCAAAGAAAAGATTCTGACCAAGATCAGGGGTATCGTTGGAAACGCGCCGCTTCGCAACCGTATTTTTCTGGTTGGGGATTTTTTATTAATTATTATCGCGGTTATGGGAAGTTTTGCCCTGCGTTTTGAATTGGGCAACTTATTCCGTTATTACTTGCCACAGGCCTGGCGCATGGCTTTGTTAGCGGTGTTGCTAAAACCGGCGGTCTATTATCTGTTTGGCCTGTATCGCCGCTTATGGGCCTATGCCAGCACGCGTGAATTATTGCTGATCTTCTATTCGGTGTCGTCGGCGTCTACGCTGCTCTTGGCAGCTGTACTAGTGATGACATCAATTCAGGCACGTCAACCGGGGTATATTGGTTTTCCACGAGCGACATTGGCGATTGACTGGTTGTTATCGCTGTTGCTGGTAGGCGGTATGCGGCTTTCTTCTCGCCTGATTGCGGATAGTCGTTTGGGGACGAATGGCTCCCCGGATCGTGTTGGTATTCGCCGCGTATTGGTGGTGGGCGCGGGGGATGCCGGGGCGTTAGTTGTGCGTGAAATCCAGAAAAACCAGCAACTCAATCTTGAACCGGTGTGTTTTTTGGACGATGATGTAGTCAAGCAAAAAAGCCAGATTCACGGCGTTCCGGTGGTTGGAACTCTGGAAGACCTGCCGCGCATCATCAAAATGCGCGCTATTCAAGAAGTAATTATTGCCATCCCTACCGCTCCCGGGGATGTAGTGCGCCGCGTGGCCGAAGCCTGCCGCCAGGAGAAAGTGACTTTCCGCACTATGCCCGGGATTTATGAACTCATCGGCGGACGCGTTAGCGTAAACCGTTTACGACAGGTCAATATCGACGATCTGTTGCGCCGCGCCTCGGCGATGAGCGATGACCGCCGTATCGGGAGCTTGATCGCTGGGAAGCGTGTTCTTGTTACGGGGGCGGGTGGCTCCATTGGCACCGAACTTTGCCGCCAGATTTCTCGCTGGGGGCCTTCATCGTTGATTCTGCTGGGACATGGGGAAAATAGTATTTTTCGCATTTTTCTTGATCTCTACGACAGCCACCCTGACCAACCAAAGTACCCGGTCATCGCCGATATTCGCGACCGCGATCGCCTGAATACAATTTTTGACAATCTGCGCCCTCAGGTTGTCTTCCATGCTGCTGCCCACAAGCATGTGCCCCTCATGGAAGTGAACGTGGAAGAAGCCATCACGAATAATGTGCTCGGTACGCGCAATATTGTCGAAGTGTCGGTCAATACGGGTGTGGAGCATCTGGTGATGATCTCTTCGGACAAAGCCATTCGCCCGACCAGCGTGATGGGGGCAACCAAGCGTCTGGCCGAATTGATTGTGCTGGATGCGGCGCATACTTCAGGGCTGGCGTATGCCGCGGTGCGCTTTGGCAATGTATTGGGCAGCCGTGGTAGTGTTGTGCCACGTTTTCAGCGCCAAATCGCAGCGGGCGGCCCTGTTACGGTGACGCACCCCGAAATGGAACGCTATTTTATGACCATCCCCGAAGCCGTGCATCTGGTGTTGCAGGCTGGGGCAATGGGCAACGGAGGCGAAGTTTTTGTGTTGCGCATGGGCAAGCAGATCAAAATTCTCGACTTGGCTGAAGACCTGATTCGCCTCTCTGGGCTTGAACCGGGCGAGGATATTGAAATTACCTACAGCGGTGTGCGTCCCGGCGAGAAACTGAGTGAAGAGCTTTGGGATCAATGGGCCATTTTTTTACCCACTGAGCACTCTGAAATCGTTCAACTTTCAGATGAAGATATTCTTGGTGGCGATGCCCTGCACAATGATGTCGATGAGTTGATTCATCTGGCGCGTGAAGGTGAATCCTCAGCCATTCTCAAGCGGCTGGATGTGCTCATCCCTGGAGCTTCGGTGCGCGATACCCCGCCGCCCGATTTGACCTCATTGATATAA
- a CDS encoding carboxypeptidase regulatory-like domain-containing protein gives MTFENSPSLDANSTSGKKPPRLGAAKVRILLYSLMGLLVVIFLGVVFSHLATRPSELPVGGLDGCVISPDGVPLVSSVEIGKQNKSTFSDGCFFFAAVPPGEYLITIKPSLGGEWSQKITILSGQAVALGEITISR, from the coding sequence GTGACTTTTGAAAATAGTCCATCGTTAGATGCAAATAGTACGTCTGGCAAGAAACCGCCGCGCTTAGGCGCTGCAAAGGTTCGGATACTACTTTATAGTTTGATGGGGCTGCTGGTTGTAATTTTTCTTGGTGTGGTATTTTCCCACCTTGCAACACGTCCATCTGAATTGCCGGTTGGTGGCCTGGATGGCTGTGTCATCTCGCCGGATGGCGTGCCATTGGTCTCCAGTGTTGAGATTGGCAAACAAAATAAATCAACATTCAGTGATGGGTGCTTCTTCTTTGCCGCAGTGCCGCCGGGGGAATATCTGATCACCATCAAGCCATCTTTGGGTGGCGAGTGGAGTCAGAAAATCACTATACTTTCCGGGCAGGCAGTTGCGTTGGGTGAAATCACAATTTCCAGGTGA